In Drosophila ananassae strain 14024-0371.13 chromosome 3R, ASM1763931v2, whole genome shotgun sequence, the DNA window ttaaaacgTGAGTAATACGATTCAGTAACTTGTTTTCTGTCGCAGTAACAGAGCATTCCAAACGGGAAAAGTAAATTGTTGAGCTATTCTAATTTTATTCACAAGAAAATTGTGTAATTCAGTCACGTTTATTGGTGTGCACTTTCACTGCTCCGGATTGCTGGTCAGTTTGAGGGGTTAGGGGTGCTCCAATTGTCGCGTGGCAACCTCTACATTGCACTTCGACTCTTCTTATAacacttttcactttttagCTGCAGAAAAATGAAGTTCCTGACCGCCAAGGAGGTACGCGATGCGTATTTGGATTTCTTTAAGGAGCAGAAGCACATCTACGTGCACTCGTCCAGCACGATTCCCCTGGACGATCCCACTTTGCTGTTCGCCAACGCCGGCATGAACCAGTTCAAGCCCATCTTCCTGGGCACAGCCGATCCGAACAGTGAAATGGCCAAGTGGGTGCGAGTGGCAAACACGCAGAAGTGCATTCGGGCCGGCGGCAAGCACAACGACTTGGACGACGTGGGCAAGGACGTGTACCACCACACCTTCTTTGAGATGTTGGGCAATTGGTCGTTCGGCGACTACTTCAAGAAGGAGATTTGCTCCTGGGCCTGGCAGTTCCTCACTGAAAGACTTGGATTGCCAAAGGATCGCCTCTACGTGACCTATTTCGGTGGAGACAAGGCCAGCGGGCTGGAGCCCGATCTCGAGTGCAAGCAGTTGTGGCTTGACCTGGGACTCAAGCCAGAGCACATCCTGCCTGGGAGCATGAAAGACAACTTCTGGGAAATGGGCGAAACTGGACCCTGCGGACCCTGTTCTGAGCTGCACTTCGACCGGATCGGTGGACGCAGCGTGCCGGAGCTGGTGAACATGGACGACCCTGATGTTCTGGAGATCTGGAACCTGGTGTTCATTCAGTTCAATCGCGAGTCCGACGGCAGCCTAAAGCCTTTGCCCAAGAAACACATTGATTGCGGCATGGGCTTCGAGCGCTTGGTCTCCGTCATCCAGAACAAGAGGTCCAACTACGACACGGACTTGTTTGTACCCCTCTTCGAAGCCATCCAGGCCGGCACGGGTGCACCAGCCTACCAGGGTCGCGTTGGAACAGATGATGTGGATGGAATCGATATGGCCTACCGTGTTCTGGCCGACCATGCCCGTACCATCACCATTGCTCTGGCTGATGGTGGCACTCCAGACAACACTGGACGTGGTTATGTCTTGCGTCGCATCCTCAGACGTGCTGTTCGGTGAGCATAATTAAAATTCTTTGAGTCACAAAGTTTGACAAAATCTGTTTCCCAAAGCTATGCAACAGAGAAGCTCAATGCCAAGCCGGGATTCTTCGCTTCCCTGGTGAATACCGTTGTTGACCTTCTGGGAGATGCCTTCCCCGAAGTGAAGAAGGATCCCCAGCACATCATCGACATCATCAATGAGGAGGAGCTGCAGTTCCTGAAGACCCTAACACGTGGTCGCAACCTACTGAACCGTACCATTGAAAAACTTGGATCTCAGGCCACCATTCCCGGAGATGTCGCCTGGCGATTGTATGATACCTACGGCTTTCCAGTCGATCTTACCCAGCTGATGGCTGAAGAGAAGTCGCTGCAGATCGATATGGAAGGATATGAGGCAGCCAAGCACAATTCCTACATTCTGTCACAAGGCAAGGGTGCCAGTAAGATCGAGGAGATCAACCTCGATGTGCATGCTATTTCCCAGCTGCAAGAGCAGGGTGTAGCCCCCACGAACGACTCATTCAAATACAAGTACGAAGCCGTTTCTGATGAACGCGATTCTGCTTATAACTACGGCGAGTGCACCAGCAAAATCGTAGCCCTGCGATTTGAGAACCAATTTGTGAACGAGATCACCAGCGGACAGAAGGCCGGCATCGTGCTGGACAAAACCAACTTCTATGCCGAAAGCGGTGGCCAAATTTACGATCAGGGTGCTCTTGTGAAGGTCAACGATGAAGCTAACGAGTTTTTGGTGGATCGCGTATACAACCGTGGCGGCTACATCCTTCATATCGGTGTTGTTGAGGGTACCCTGAAGGTCGGCGATGAGCTGCAGCTGCACATCGACGTGGAGCGCCGTTGGCTGACCATGAAGAACCACTCTGCCACTCATGCTCTCAACCACTGCCTTCTTCAGGTTCTCGGCAAAGACACCGAACAGAAGGGATCGTTGGTAGTGCCTGAAAAGTTGCGATTTGACTTCAACAGCAAGGGTGCCATGACTATTGAACAGGTGGCTAAGACGGAGAATCTGACCAAGGAGATGGTCTACAATAACGTTCCCATATACGCCAAGGAATCCAAACTAGCCCTGGCCAAGAAAATTCGCGGTCTTCGCTCCGTCTTCGACGAGGTGTATCCCGATCCCGTCAGGGTGATCTCTTTTGGAGTACCGGTGGACGAGCTGGAGCAGAATCCTGATTCTGAGGCCGGTGAGAAGACCTCAGTGGAGTTCTGTGGCGGCACTCATCTCAGACGCTCGGGCCACATCATGGACTTCGTCATCAGCAGTGAGGAGGCCATCGCC includes these proteins:
- the LOC6497505 gene encoding alanine--tRNA ligase, cytoplasmic; this encodes MKFLTAKEVRDAYLDFFKEQKHIYVHSSSTIPLDDPTLLFANAGMNQFKPIFLGTADPNSEMAKWVRVANTQKCIRAGGKHNDLDDVGKDVYHHTFFEMLGNWSFGDYFKKEICSWAWQFLTERLGLPKDRLYVTYFGGDKASGLEPDLECKQLWLDLGLKPEHILPGSMKDNFWEMGETGPCGPCSELHFDRIGGRSVPELVNMDDPDVLEIWNLVFIQFNRESDGSLKPLPKKHIDCGMGFERLVSVIQNKRSNYDTDLFVPLFEAIQAGTGAPAYQGRVGTDDVDGIDMAYRVLADHARTITIALADGGTPDNTGRGYVLRRILRRAVRYATEKLNAKPGFFASLVNTVVDLLGDAFPEVKKDPQHIIDIINEEELQFLKTLTRGRNLLNRTIEKLGSQATIPGDVAWRLYDTYGFPVDLTQLMAEEKSLQIDMEGYEAAKHNSYILSQGKGASKIEEINLDVHAISQLQEQGVAPTNDSFKYKYEAVSDERDSAYNYGECTSKIVALRFENQFVNEITSGQKAGIVLDKTNFYAESGGQIYDQGALVKVNDEANEFLVDRVYNRGGYILHIGVVEGTLKVGDELQLHIDVERRWLTMKNHSATHALNHCLLQVLGKDTEQKGSLVVPEKLRFDFNSKGAMTIEQVAKTENLTKEMVYNNVPIYAKESKLALAKKIRGLRSVFDEVYPDPVRVISFGVPVDELEQNPDSEAGEKTSVEFCGGTHLRRSGHIMDFVISSEEAIAKGIRRIVALTGPEALKALKKSEAFEQEIVKLKATIDADTSGKDSKSHVKEIVELTEQISHATIPYVKKDEMRNLLKGLKKTLDDKERALRAAVSTTVVEKAKELCEKNPDAIVLVEQLEAFNNTKALDAALKQVRSQLPNAAAMFFSVDADSKKIFCLSSVPKSAVEKGLKANEWVQHVSATLGGKGGGKPESAQASGTNYEKVDEIVELATKFAQTKLA